The sequence CCAGAGGGGAAATCAGCGCCATCACCAGCGTTACCGGCAGCAGCATAAGACCCAGCTGTGCATCACTTAACGAATACATCTCAACCAGACGGAACGGCATCAGCATAAATGCCACACAGTAGAAAATAGCCAGCAGCATGGATAATCCACAGGCCCGCCGGAACCTCTGCTCACGCAGCAGATTGAAATCGATCAGCGGCTGCTCCGTTCCTCGTTCCACGCGCACAAAAACCAGCAGGAGCAAAACAGCGCTTCCCAGCAGCATCAGCGATGACAAACTCAGCCAGCCCCAGCGTGTACCATAGCTTGCCCAGAGTAATAACGGAACCAGTCCGCTGACCATCAGCAGCCAGCCGCGATAATCCAGGCGAAGATGACGACTTGTCGTAGAGTCTGGGATATTGCCCCGGCAAAGCATAAAACTGAGCAGAATAAGCGGCACATTCAGCAGAAAAATCGAGCGCCAGCCGAACTGGCTCACCATCAGCCCTCCCGCCACCGGCCCAAGGGCCAGGCCTGCACCGTTTGCAGCAAACAGCAGCCCAAGCGCCCTGCCCCTGCGTGACGCAGGCATCGCTTCCACCAGGATAGCTGCTGTGGCGGTATACAGTACTGCACAGCCAGCCCCCTGTAGCAGACGACAAAGGTTAAGCAGCGCCAGCCCCGGGGAGAGTCCGGCCCCTAACGAGGCCAGCGCAAACCCGATCATGCCAGCATACAACATCTGCCGCTGTCCGAAATACTCACCAAGACGGGCGGTAAGCACCATGCAACAGCAGAGCGCCATCACAAACAGCGTCATCGTCCACTGTACTGCATCAACCCCGGCGGCATACTGCCGCTGTAACGCTGGCAGCGCCGTGTTAACAATGGTGAAATCAATGCATCCCAGGAAACTGCTAAGGCAGATACCGGACTGCAAGCGAAATAACTGTGAAGGGTTTGTCATAACGGAAGACACCTAAAAATAATAATCTCTTCAGCCTGACACGATTTATTATCTTCAATTACGCGATTAATTCGCCATAATGACGAATTAATATCGCCACCAGGATTGCAGGATGATCAACAGTGACAGACTCAACACTATTCGCGCTTTCGTGCAGGCCGCCCAGGCCGGCGGATTCAGCCTGGCGGCTGAACAGCTGGGGCTGTCACGTTCAACGGTAGGGAAAGCTGTTGCGCGCCTTGAATCGCGTTTGCAGGTCAAACTGTTTCAGCGAACCACGCGTTCACTTTCACTTACGAGTGAGGGCCAGCGCTTTTACGAGGACTGTCTGCAAATTCTGGCCAGCCTGGATGCCGCAGAAAATCGTCTTGCGCTGCACGCCCGTGAGCCGTCCGGGCGACTGAGGGTCAGTGCCCCTCCCCTGTTTGGTGAAAAATGGGTGTTGCCGGTGCTGATGCCACTGGCGCAGCGCTGGCAAGAACTTTCACTCGATGTCCAGTTCTCCACTAAACGTATCGACCTTGCAGCCGAAGGCGTGGATCTGGCTATCCGCATCGGCGATCCGGGACACCATGCTGATCTTACAGCCCGTCATCTGGGTACTCAGCCACTGCTGCTGTGCGCCGCCCCTGTCCTGCTGGATAGCTTTCCTGCTATTTCCCGACTCGACGATCTGACCGGCTTCCCACATCTGACTCTTCTTCAACAGGGGCGCTCGCAGGCATGGCTTCTCAAAAATCAGCAGAATGAACTGATTTACTGGCAGCCTGCTGACCGGCTGCGCCTGAGCACCATGAGCGCCGTGTATGCTGCGTGTATAGCAGGTATTGGCATTGCCCAGCTGCCACGCTGGCTGGTGAATGACGAACTGGCCAACGGGCAACTGATCGAAGTTTTACCAGAAAGCCGCAGCAGTGGCCTGCCTGTCTATGCCGTCTGGCTTAAAACGACGGCCATGCCACTGCGTCTGCGTTACGCCATTGATGCCCTGCTGGCTGCTTTTCCCCGGTAAATATCCGGTACCGGTTAATCCCGGCCGGCGACAATGTTAAGCAGAATATGTCGTTCGTCTGCTTAATGCAT is a genomic window of Erwinia sorbitola containing:
- a CDS encoding MFS transporter, with protein sequence MTNPSQLFRLQSGICLSSFLGCIDFTIVNTALPALQRQYAAGVDAVQWTMTLFVMALCCCMVLTARLGEYFGQRQMLYAGMIGFALASLGAGLSPGLALLNLCRLLQGAGCAVLYTATAAILVEAMPASRRGRALGLLFAANGAGLALGPVAGGLMVSQFGWRSIFLLNVPLILLSFMLCRGNIPDSTTSRHLRLDYRGWLLMVSGLVPLLLWASYGTRWGWLSLSSLMLLGSAVLLLLVFVRVERGTEQPLIDFNLLREQRFRRACGLSMLLAIFYCVAFMLMPFRLVEMYSLSDAQLGLMLLPVTLVMALISPLAGRLGDRHGPWPVMTAGFILLTASAVLQSTFSSTLSVYFVMTAYVLMGMGWGAILGSSVAAALGALPPSLHSQGIGISWTLHNLGGALGLAVAVRIFQAGGTDNGYQWVMWLLSVLSALGVIIAACSVRSASGASAGAG
- a CDS encoding LysR family transcriptional regulator; amino-acid sequence: MINSDRLNTIRAFVQAAQAGGFSLAAEQLGLSRSTVGKAVARLESRLQVKLFQRTTRSLSLTSEGQRFYEDCLQILASLDAAENRLALHAREPSGRLRVSAPPLFGEKWVLPVLMPLAQRWQELSLDVQFSTKRIDLAAEGVDLAIRIGDPGHHADLTARHLGTQPLLLCAAPVLLDSFPAISRLDDLTGFPHLTLLQQGRSQAWLLKNQQNELIYWQPADRLRLSTMSAVYAACIAGIGIAQLPRWLVNDELANGQLIEVLPESRSSGLPVYAVWLKTTAMPLRLRYAIDALLAAFPR